A region of the Kaistia geumhonensis genome:
GATACGGTGCGACAGAGAAATGCCGCCCTCGAAGCCACCATCGCGCAGCAGCGTCTCGATGGTGATCTCATGCGCCGGATTGGCATAGGCGTTGATCAGGCAGACGGCGATCGTGTCGACCTCCTCCTCCAGGAGGCGCGCCAAAGCCGTCTTGACGCTCGCCGGATCGAGCGGGCGGACCACCTCGCCGTCGAAGCGGATGCGTTCCCCGACCTCCAGCCGGAGATGGCGCGGCACGAGCGGCTCGGGCTGGCGCCAGAAGAGATTGTACATCTCGGCGCGGTCGCCGCGGCGGATCTCCAGCACGTCCCGGAAGCCGTCGGTCGTGATGAGGCCGACCTTGGCGCCGCGACGCTCGAGCAGGGCGTTGAGCCCGACCGTGGTACCGTGCAGGAAGAACTCCGCCTTCTCGATCACCGCCGGCGGCACGTGACCGCGCACGGCAGCGACGACGCCTTCCTCGGGTGCATGCGGAACCGTCGGGACCTTGCCCTCGACCGTCTCGCCGGTCTCGTCGTCGTAATAGACGAGGTCGGTGAAGGTGCCGCCGATGTCGACACCGATACGCGTGGCCATGCCTCTCTCCGCTTCTCTTAGTTGGGTTGGGCGCCGCTGGACGCCCGTGCGCGCAGGTCGGCAAGGACGCTGCGCTGGATGGGAATGCCGTCGCGCGCCGCGGCGCGGCGGTTGTCGTGCCGTCGGTCGCCCGGAAGCCGCTCCTGGCCGGCATCGCGGATGCGGCCGATCAACTGTTCGACCCGCTCGGCGAAGCGGCGACCGCCGCCGGCCTCGGGATCGATGACGACGAGAAGCTGCCCCGTGCGCGGCGTCTCGGCACCGGGATGGCCCGACCAGTCGACCTCGAAGGAGAACTGGCCGCCGGTGAGCGCAGCGGCGAGGATCTCGACCATCATGGCGAGCGAGGCGCCCTTGTAGCCGCCGAAGGGCAGCAGCGCGCCGCCGTCGAGGATCGCCTTCGGATCGGTCGTCGGCGCGCCGGTGCGGTCGACGCCCGAGCCCTCCGGCAGCATCCGACCCTCGCGCGCGGCGATGCGCACATCGCCATTGGCGAGCGCGCTCGACGACTGGTCGAAGACGATCGGATCGCCGCCCGCCCTCGGTGCGGCGAAGGCGATCGGGTTCGTGCCATAGACGGGCTTGCGGCCGCCGACCGGCACGACGCAGGCGAAGGAATTCACGAAGGAGAGCGCGACCAGTCCGCGCTCCGCGAACGGCTCCACATCGGGCCACAGCGCGCCGAAATGATGCGAGTTGCGCATGGCGAGCAGCGCGATGCCGCTACGCTTCACCTTTTCGAGGAGGAGCGGCGTGCCCCGCGCCAGGGCCGGCTGTGCGAAACCGTTCATCGCATCGACGCGCACGAAGGCATCGGCGACGTCCTCGACCACAGGCTCCGCGCGGCCGTCGACCCAGCCGCTCGCCAGCGTCGAGACATAGCCCGGCACGCGAAAAAGGCCGTGGCTCTTCGACCCGTCCCGTTCGGCACCGGCGCAGTTGCGTGCCTGGACGGCGGCAACCCAGTCCGCCATGCCGGCCCTGCGGAAGATCGTCTCCAGCAAGGCCACGAGATCGTCGTGCGAGATGAATTCGGCATCGGCCTTCTGCCGTGCCGGATCGGCTTCGTTCATGTTGCATCCATGGGAACTGCGCCGCTGCGAATGGCGTCGCGAAGCCGCGCCTCCTCGTCGGTGACGACGGGCACGGCGCCGATGAGCTGGCGGGTATAGGCCGTTCGCGGGCTGGAGAAGATCACCTCTACCGTCCCCGTCTCGACGAGCCGACCCTTCTGAAAGACGCTCACGCGCGACGCGATCGCCCGCACCACGGCGAGGTCGTGGGTGATGAAGAGGTAGGTGAGTCCGCGTGCGGCGCGCAGGCGATGCAGCAGTTGCAGCACGCGCGCCTGCACGAGAACGTCGAGGGCCGAGGTCGGCTCGTCGAGCACGATCAGCTCGGGCTCGCAGGCAAGTGCCCGTGCGATGGCGATGCGCTGGCGCTGCCCGCCGGAAAGGCCGCGCGGCGAACGGCGCGCATAGTCGCCATCGAGCCCGACCTCCTCGAGAAGCGCCGCGACACGGCCAGCGCGCGAGGCGCTGGTACCGATGCCGTGCACGTCGAGCGGCAGACGCACGCTGGCGCCGACGCTCCGGCGCGGATTGAGCGCCGAAAGCGGGTTCTGCTGCACGAGCTGGATGGCGCGCCGCTGCTCGCGGGAGCGCTCGCCCGGCAGAGGCACCCCGTTGAAGCGGATCGTCCCGGCCGAAGGCGGGATGAGCCCGAGCACCAGGTTGGCTAGCGTCGTCTTGCCCGATCCGCTTTCGCCCACGATCGCGTGGCATTCGCCACGCTCGAAGGCAAGCGACACGTCCTCCAGCGCCACGACACGATGGCCGTCCGCCGCAAAGGTCTTGCCGACCCCGTCCAGTTCCAGGATCGCGCTCATGGGCGTGCCTCCACCGGCTCGCCGCAGCCCTCGTGCACGACCATCGGCTGATCGAAATCGGGGCTGCGCTCCGGAAGGTCAGGCAGGCCGCCTCCCGATATCTTGGGGATCGCGGCCAGGAGGGCGCGGGTATAGGGGTGGCGCGGATCGTGGAAGAGCTGCGCCGTCGTGCCGTGCTCGACCATCCGGCCGCGATAGATGACATAGACGCGGTCGGCGAATTCGCGCACGACGCCGAGATTGTGCGAGATGAGAAGCACGGCCGTGCCGCGCCGCTCGGTCAGCTCGTGCATCAGGCCGAGCGTCTGGGCCTGCACCGTGACGTCGAGGGCGGTGCCGGGCTCGTCGGCGATCAGTAGCGCCGGCCGGTTGGCCAGCGCCATGGCGATCATCACGCGCTGGTTCATGCCGCCGGAGAGCTGGAAGGCATAGGAATCGAGCGCCCGCTTCGGATCGGGGATGCTGACCTCGGCGAGCGCCGCCTCGGCCCGCCGGTCCGCCTCGTCGTCGCCGATGCGCCGGTCGCCGGAGCGCAGCACGTCGCGGAACTGGCCGCGGATGCGGAAGGTGGGGTTCAGCGCCGAGGTCGGGTCCTGGAAGATCATGGCGACGCGGTTGCCACGCCGCCGCGCGATCTCGCGGCCGCCGGATATCGCCTCGATCCTGTCGAAACGGATCGAGCCGGTCGCATGCGTGCGCGGGCTTTCCTTAAGGAGGCCCATGGCGAGCCGCGCGGTGACGGATTTCCCGGACCCACTCTCGCCGACGAGCGCCACCTTCTCGCCGGCCCGGACATGCAGCGAGATGCCGTGCAAGACCTCGGTCTGGTGGCGGCGCGTACCGAAGGCGAGGCGCAGGTCGCGGATGGTGAGCACGGGGCCCGACGGGGTTGCGGCCATGATCAGCTCTCCGCCTCGAAGGCTTCACGCAGCCCGTCGCCGACCAGGTTGAAGCCGAGGACGACGAGCAGGATGGCGAGGGCCGGCCAAAGCGTCAGCCACCAGCCGTCGGGCATGTATTTCGCGCCCTCGGCGACCATGGACCCGAGATCGGGCGTCGGCGGCTGGACGCCGAGGCCGAGGAAGGAGAGCGACGACGCCATCAGGATCACGAAGCCGACATCGAGCGTCATCTTCGTCAGGATCGACGGCCAGCAGTTCGGCAGGATCTCGCGGAAGAGGATGTGCAGCGTCGAGGCGCCGACGGTCTCGGCCGCCAGCACATAGCCTTCCTGCGCCTCGGCACGGGTGACGTTGTAGACGAGCCGCGCATACCACGGCCACCACATGGCGGTGATCGCCAGCATGCCGTTGATCAGCGTCGGCTCGAGGAAACCCATGATCGCCATGGCGAGGACGAGCGGCGGCACGGCGAGGAAGACATCCGTGATGCGCATCAGCACATAGTCGGTCCAGCCGCCCTTGTAGCCGGCGACGAGGCCAACGATGACGCCGACCGGCGTCGCGATGGCCAGAACGACCACGGCCATGATGAGGGAGAGACGGTAGCCGTAGACGATGCGCGTGAAGAGATCGCGGCCCATCGCATCCGTCCCGAGCATGTAGGGCGACGCCGGCGGGGCGCTCATGGCCGCGAAATCGCCGATCGGCCCGACATGGTCCGGAAACGGGGTGACAAAGTCGGCGAACACAGCGAGCAGCACGATGACCACGACGATCGCGAGGCCGAGCACCGACAAGGGATTGCCGAGGAAGGCAGCGAGTGCGCGCGAGCCACCGCGGCGCGCGACGACGGGGGAGCCAGGCTCGGACATTGCTCAGCCCTTCCCCGCCGCGAGGCGAATGCGCGGATTGACCACGCCGACCAGGATGTCGACGAGGACATTCATGATCAGGAACGCGACTGCGATGATGAGGACGGTGCCGACGATGGCATCGAGATCCTTGCGGATGATGACTTCGACGCCGTAGCGCGAGAGGCCCGGCCAGCCGAACACCTTCTCGACGAGGAAGGCATTGCCCAGCATCGCCGCGAATTCGAGACCGAGGATGGTCAGCGTCGGAATGAAGGCCGGGCGGAAGGCGTAGCGCGTCGCGATCCGGAAAGGACGGAAACCGTAGGCGCGCTCCATCTCGACATAGGGCTTGTCGTAGACCTCGATCATGTTGGAACGGGTCAGCCGCGCGCATTGGCCGAGGCCCGACATTGCCAGCGCCGTCGCGGGCAGGACGAGGTGATAGAGCGCGTCGAGGAACGCGGCGCCGTTGCCGGCTGCGAGTGTATCGATCAGCAGGAATCCGGTGACGTGAGGCGGCACCGGTGTCGACTGCATCAGTTGCCCCTCGATGGGGAAGATCGGCCAGAAATAGCCGAAGAAGAGCTGGAGGATCACGCCCCAGACGAAGGCGGGCGTGCAGACGGCGATCAGCGCCACCAGCCGTCCGAGATGATCCGGCATCCGCCCGCGGAAATGCGCCGAGAGGATGCCGATCGGCAAGCCCAGCAGCACCATGACGATCGCCGAGACGATGCAGAGCTCGAGCGTCGCGGGCAGGAACTGCGCGATGTCGGTCGTGACCGGCCGGTTCGTGTAGAGCGACTTGCCGAGATCCCCGCGCGAGAGCGCCTTGAGGAACTCGAAATACTGCACCGGCAGCGGCGCATCGAGATGACGTTCGGCGCGCAGCGCGGCGACCTGCTCCGCCGAGGCGTTCGGGCCAAGCGCGATGCGGGCGGGATCACCCGGCATGACGCGGGCGATCGCGAAGATCAGCATGGAAATGCCGATCATCACCACCAGCGCGGCGCCGAGCCGCTTGCCTATCGATGTCCAGTTCATGCCGGGTCCTCGGGGTCGATGTCAGGCGGGCCGCGGCGCCGCGACGGCGTTCCCGCCGGCGGCGACGATCCGGAACATGCGCTTGGTCATCGACGTCTCGATTGGAAGCGGGGCGGCTGACCGGCGGACGTGGGTATCCGCCGGCCAGCCCCACGACATCACTCGGTGATGCTCATCTCGCGGAACAGGAGGTTGAAGTTGTCGAGCGTCTGCTTCGACTTGTCCTCGAGCTTCGGGAGCGCAACCACGTCGCGCGCCGTGTAAACGCCGGTGAACTCGTAGGCGTTGATGGCCGGGGCGAGGTCACGGAGCGTCTTGTTGAGCTCCTTGTAGATCGCCTCGCGCTTGGCCGGATCGGTCTCGGTGCGCCCGGCCTCCAGCAATTCGTCGACCTTGGCGTCCTTCAGGTGTTCGGCGGACATCCAGGTCGGCGGGACCTTGGAGGAGTACATGTTGTAAAGCAGCGAATCCGGATCGGGCGTCACCGCGGCGACGGCGATTTCCACGGCGTGCGGCGCCGTCTCGGGCTTCGTCACCTGCTCGGAGACCAGCGCCCACGGGGTCTTGATCACCTTGACCGGGAAGCCGAGCTTGGAGAACTGAGCCTGCATCAGCAGCGCGATGCGCTCGCGGGCCGGCACTTCGGCGATCCAGGCGATGTCGAGCGGGCTCGACTTGGGGTCATACTTGCACTTGGCCAGCTCTTCCTTGGCCTTGTCCATGTCCTGCTTGTAGTCGGGCAGATCCTTGTCGTAGCCGAGCAGGCCGCTCGGCAGAGGTCCCTTCATCGGGATGCCCTGTGCCCGCTCGTCGTTGATCTTCAGGATCTTGAGCGTCGTGTCGTAATCGAAGGCATAGGTCAGCGCGAGCCGGCAATGCACGTCGTCCAGGGGCGCGCGGGCGGTGTTCAGCTTGATGTATTCACCGGTGGCGCCGCCTGCCTCGGTATCGAGCTTGATGCCCTTCTCGGCCGCAAGCGAACGGATGACCTCCGGCGGGAGCCACAGATCGGCGATGTCGTGCTCGCCGCGCGACATCAGCGCGCGAACGGTTGGCGCCTCGAGGCCGTAGCGGTAGCGCACCTTGTCGGGCGCGTTCTCGGCAAAGCCGAGGAAATAATCCGGGAACTTGACC
Encoded here:
- a CDS encoding ABC transporter ATP-binding protein, with amino-acid sequence MAATPSGPVLTIRDLRLAFGTRRHQTEVLHGISLHVRAGEKVALVGESGSGKSVTARLAMGLLKESPRTHATGSIRFDRIEAISGGREIARRRGNRVAMIFQDPTSALNPTFRIRGQFRDVLRSGDRRIGDDEADRRAEAALAEVSIPDPKRALDSYAFQLSGGMNQRVMIAMALANRPALLIADEPGTALDVTVQAQTLGLMHELTERRGTAVLLISHNLGVVREFADRVYVIYRGRMVEHGTTAQLFHDPRHPYTRALLAAIPKISGGGLPDLPERSPDFDQPMVVHEGCGEPVEARP
- a CDS encoding ABC transporter permease; protein product: MSEPGSPVVARRGGSRALAAFLGNPLSVLGLAIVVVIVLLAVFADFVTPFPDHVGPIGDFAAMSAPPASPYMLGTDAMGRDLFTRIVYGYRLSLIMAVVVLAIATPVGVIVGLVAGYKGGWTDYVLMRITDVFLAVPPLVLAMAIMGFLEPTLINGMLAITAMWWPWYARLVYNVTRAEAQEGYVLAAETVGASTLHILFREILPNCWPSILTKMTLDVGFVILMASSLSFLGLGVQPPTPDLGSMVAEGAKYMPDGWWLTLWPALAILLVVLGFNLVGDGLREAFEAES
- a CDS encoding ABC transporter ATP-binding protein, producing MSAILELDGVGKTFAADGHRVVALEDVSLAFERGECHAIVGESGSGKTTLANLVLGLIPPSAGTIRFNGVPLPGERSREQRRAIQLVQQNPLSALNPRRSVGASVRLPLDVHGIGTSASRAGRVAALLEEVGLDGDYARRSPRGLSGGQRQRIAIARALACEPELIVLDEPTSALDVLVQARVLQLLHRLRAARGLTYLFITHDLAVVRAIASRVSVFQKGRLVETGTVEVIFSSPRTAYTRQLIGAVPVVTDEEARLRDAIRSGAVPMDAT
- a CDS encoding Ldh family oxidoreductase; this translates as MNEADPARQKADAEFISHDDLVALLETIFRRAGMADWVAAVQARNCAGAERDGSKSHGLFRVPGYVSTLASGWVDGRAEPVVEDVADAFVRVDAMNGFAQPALARGTPLLLEKVKRSGIALLAMRNSHHFGALWPDVEPFAERGLVALSFVNSFACVVPVGGRKPVYGTNPIAFAAPRAGGDPIVFDQSSSALANGDVRIAAREGRMLPEGSGVDRTGAPTTDPKAILDGGALLPFGGYKGASLAMMVEILAAALTGGQFSFEVDWSGHPGAETPRTGQLLVVIDPEAGGGRRFAERVEQLIGRIRDAGQERLPGDRRHDNRRAAARDGIPIQRSVLADLRARASSGAQPN
- a CDS encoding ABC transporter substrate-binding protein encodes the protein MRLRARALASAFVLASPLWLAVPSFAERVLRLDEAPVGEVDPAKATDYADTVLMTNIYDTLVYPKAGGPGVEPLLATEWTTDGKSYTFKLKDGVKFHSGNPLTADDVVFSLNRMIAMGQGFSNLFAGRVEKAEAVDPLTVKFTLTEPYAPFLAALVRLPIVDAKTVMANKVDGKYGEFGDYGEAWLSAHDAGSGAYKVESQNPQSETVMVKFPDYFLGFAENAPDKVRYRYGLEAPTVRALMSRGEHDIADLWLPPEVIRSLAAEKGIKLDTEAGGATGEYIKLNTARAPLDDVHCRLALTYAFDYDTTLKILKINDERAQGIPMKGPLPSGLLGYDKDLPDYKQDMDKAKEELAKCKYDPKSSPLDIAWIAEVPARERIALLMQAQFSKLGFPVKVIKTPWALVSEQVTKPETAPHAVEIAVAAVTPDPDSLLYNMYSSKVPPTWMSAEHLKDAKVDELLEAGRTETDPAKREAIYKELNKTLRDLAPAINAYEFTGVYTARDVVALPKLEDKSKQTLDNFNLLFREMSITE
- a CDS encoding ABC transporter permease, whose product is MNWTSIGKRLGAALVVMIGISMLIFAIARVMPGDPARIALGPNASAEQVAALRAERHLDAPLPVQYFEFLKALSRGDLGKSLYTNRPVTTDIAQFLPATLELCIVSAIVMVLLGLPIGILSAHFRGRMPDHLGRLVALIAVCTPAFVWGVILQLFFGYFWPIFPIEGQLMQSTPVPPHVTGFLLIDTLAAGNGAAFLDALYHLVLPATALAMSGLGQCARLTRSNMIEVYDKPYVEMERAYGFRPFRIATRYAFRPAFIPTLTILGLEFAAMLGNAFLVEKVFGWPGLSRYGVEVIIRKDLDAIVGTVLIIAVAFLIMNVLVDILVGVVNPRIRLAAGKG